The DNA window GCGTATTCTGACAGAGGAAAACAGCGTATGTGAAAATACTGCTCCTAATGAGGTTAACGTCAGGTATCCATAACATATGTTTGCAGATGATTGAAGGATGCTGTGCATTAACTGTTCTCGCTCAGCCCTTCCACACCACAGTTTGGTTTTTATCTAGAATTTAATCGCTGACTGCTCTATACATGAGTCACACTAAAACACCATTATACAATTTAGCGGATCGCCTAAACTGGAAATATGATTATGCTACTCAAATGAGAGCTTTATTACTTAGCTTTGGTTGTGTTAATGGTGCAAAGCACTTTCTTGAACTTACAGTAGAGATCATGGATTTTAATTACACATGTGGTTTCTATTTGGTCAGATTGATCATGTCTTCCTGTAGACATTATATgttgtgttaaaataaacataagatttatttttgctctgtgcattaaaacttttcttttgtacctttagtttttcaaattcattttcaaaatcaaatttctgaaggataatgtgacactgaagactggaataatggccgctgaaaattcagctttgccatcacaggaaattatactttgaaatataatacagcagaaaagaagaaaagaactACAACCTAAGGTTTCTAAATATCCAATTTTATGTGCTTCCTATTCTGCAAGTGAAAAAAGAACCTAAACGTACAAAACCTGAATATGTTTCCCCTTATTTGTTGTATTGTGTTTGGTGTTTATGCCTCAGTATTGATTTGACATCTGTGTTTGAAAGGCATGTTAATCTTGCACGAATGCAGAGACTATAATGTTACCACAAAGGAGCTGTATGAGATTCATCTCCGTCAGATTTGTCACATAAATACTACATTAGTGATTCACGCTTGCTAATAAAATCCAGACCAAGCACATCTGGCCATTTTtggaaacctttttttctgaggagCATCTCTGTGCCAAAGATCTTAGTCTCCACTGTCACATGTTATGTCTCCGACGATACTCAATTTATGTCTTTATTAGTCACTGgtttgaaagtgaaaaaacacagatgttttTAGAACAGAAATGTCTTGGCAATACAGAAGTAAATAAACTTTTCTTCACCAGAGCAGTCAGATTATGCCACAAGAGAATCAAATGCAAATCAGACATctttgaaaagaaagagaaactgtCATTTAAGTTTGCTTATATTTTTACCGCAGATCACACTTTTAACCGAGCCCGTATACATTCAAAAATGTGTagtggaaaatatttttgagcTTTTAAACCACAACTACCAAATCTTTGTTCTTTGAAATATTTCCCAGTGGCTAAAGGTCAAGTTCtgaattcatgaaaaaaaacacaatgaaaatgaattgtaCTTGAAGCTATATTGATGTCTAATGGACTATTAGTCATTGAGCAAGAGTCGTGCTTCCTAACTGTATTAGTTTGGCCGAAGACTATCTTTTTAGCTAACCATTACTTCACTGGGAGTATCTGTGTGTTTAGTCATAGTCTTGGACCtattgtgaatgattcatttgtttatattattccAAAGAGGGAAATTGTCGTTGGAAACCTCGAAAATGACTTCTCAATAGGTTTTTAGTTAAATGCCTATTTAGACTTGTTTTCTAAGGTTGTATTTTGAACAGATGTTTCAATAccaaaatgctatttatttcattgttaaGCTGTTTATTTCAGTCTCCAAGCAAGCCCTCTTATTTTTGAGCCACATTTTTCACAGTCAACTCGATGGAGATGTCAAGTAACTCcttattttttcctcattgaATATACTGTTCATTGACTTTGAACACTGTGtttactttaattaaattacaatgttGTTTAATTAGACTTGATAAGATGACAAAAGAATCTGTGGGCTTTTCTGGTGGTCAAAGAATGGTGTGTGTCTTTTTAGCTAATTGTTGCTCTGCCGGGAGCCATGAATCTACATGCGATCCCTGATCCCTAATCCCTAATCCTGTCTTTGACAACCATGGGCATTAGTTAAATAATTGCACCTAATCTCAaggattttattgttttcaaagATATTGGGAAACCTACCACTGAGAAGTAAATAAGCAAAGCATAAACACCAGTGTCTTTTTGAATGAATGCAAAAGTTTTCATTGAGTTCTTCTAACTGTGATCTACTCCTTTCAGCAGGTAACTCTGTGGTGGGAAATGAAACTGAAGTTGATAGTGCTGTTAACGTGACCTCCTTGTCTACCGGGGATGAGGAGGAGAAGATAGAGGAAGTGTCACAGTTCACCAGCTTATCCAGCTCCTCAGACCTGACTCGCACCGGACGAAAGTTTAGAGATGAAGAAGCAGGCAGCGGCATGCTGGAAGACACCCTCCAGCCAACTCCTGGAGCTCCAACTTCCAGTGAAGGTGCCACAACCACTTTGGCAAGCCCAGAGATCAGCTCCGAGTCAGCTGAGACCGAACACTTGCTTCTCCATGAGCCTGTCAGTACCTCCTTCGTGAAGGAGCATGTCACTCCCTTcatggaggaagaggatgaggaagagcCTACACTACCACCCTGGCAGGATGCTAAAGAAGACGTGGAGACCACTGTGTTTGACCTCGACTCTGAGACATCTCCTACAACCCCACCTCCAACTCATCCCCCTTCCCCGTTCCACGTCACTGTAGATTTCTTTGACCCTGGCTCCCGCCGCAAGAACCTTGGCCCACCGTCTCATTCCCCGCATGAGCTTCAGGGCCGTGACCCCACCTCCTGGTCAATGCCTGACAACTACGACTACATGACGCCCTTTGACGACAGTGTGTCT is part of the Puntigrus tetrazona isolate hp1 chromosome 16, ASM1883169v1, whole genome shotgun sequence genome and encodes:
- the cspg5a gene encoding chondroitin sulfate proteoglycan 5 isoform X8; translated protein: MNRKEMRSRLRCWSVPMLSVLLLVFLTPLFAHAGNSVVGNETEVDSAVNVTSLSTGDEEEKIEEVSQFTSLSSSSDLTRTGRKFRDEEAGSGMLEDTLQPTPGAPTSSEGATTTLASPEISSESAETEHLLLHEPVSTSFVKEHVTPFMEEEDEEEPTLPPWQDAKEDVETTVFDLDSETSPTTPPPTHPPSPFHVTVDFFDPGSRRKNLGPPSHSPHELQGRDPTSWSMPDNYDYMTPFDDSVSPTTEDYPYSSTTDSYDDDISTTPPSKRFPPRLPSNPVFTLPKGSTVGAGPRAPPGVVDSVNGSECRQGFVRINGSCKSPCDLQPNYCFNGGQCYIMEGAQMFCRCNIQDYMWHKGARCESVITEFQVMCIAIGASALMVLLLFMIVVCFAKKLHVLKTENNKLRKRRMILIPRTSWRTP